DNA from Cyprinus carpio isolate SPL01 chromosome B3, ASM1834038v1, whole genome shotgun sequence:
TTGAAGAGTTCCAAGCTGAGGTGGACATACAGTTAGAACCACCACAGGATTAAAGCATAATGGCACACATATCTATATCTACTTTGAAACCAGCAGGGACTCTTTTGTTTTGGGGTGAGTATCTGAACCTTCTGAATAAAAGCTTAGTTTAGTgtgcttgaaaattaaaatgagtgttcctgtggctcagtgttagagcattgtgttagcagcgcaatgagtgttcctgtggctcagtgttAGAGCATTGTGTTAAAAAATCTTAGCCTgattgcactgtaagtcactttggataaaagtgtctgataaatgtaaaataagagGCAAGCTCTTGAagaaaattattgtaattttacaaagacCGAACAAGGACTTGCTGTATTAGCAATCTTCAATATTGTAAAAAATTGTTTCTAATtgataattcagaatattaattcTGGTTTGATTATATATAAGAATatgtagtgtgtgtatgtatgtatacacacacacacacacacacacacagtgtgcttgaaaattaaaatgagtgttcctgtggctcagtgttagagcattgtgttagcagcgcaaagtCAATAATTGTGTTTTACACTGCCGACTTCTTTAATATGATACTTTAAGTTACTATACGGTAGACGTAGATAAATTATACAGCTTCTGAGGAAATGACTGTCAGGACAAAGAGAGGATATTCCATGCCTCTCCCTTCATCTACTCCCTTCCTGCATACTTTTCCATGCCTGTCAATATTCCCCATACTGCTGGAATTTGCTGTCTTACAATGACAAATAAGGGTGTTTCTGAATATTAGTGTAATTCATGTAATccaaagttgtgtttttttttttttcatgatagtCTGTCTGTGTCTCATGGTCCCAACACTGCAGACCCTGGTACCAAACGAACAGAAACAAACTGTGGTGAGTTGTGTTAAAGtattagtttacccaaaaatgaaaattctgtcattaattactcaccctcatgtcgttccaaatctgtaagaccttcgttcattttcagaacacgaattaagatatttttgataaaatcaaaACCCTGCAtggacagcaatgcaactgacacgttcaaggcccagaaaggtttAAGGAcatgttaaaatagtccatgtgacatcggcGGTTTAACAATAATGGTATGAAGCTCCAAGAATACTTTTTGagagcaaagagaaaaaaaagacattattcaGCGATTTCTTTTCTTCCCTCTTACTGTCCACTGCAGTTCACAAGAGGACCACGTATGCCCCGTGGTCCTCTCGTGAATACCCTTAGTAGtggccttgatcgtggtagttcccttgctgtctgtggagggtcagaaagctctcagatttcatcaaaaaaaaattattttgtgttctgaagatgaatgaaggtcatGCGACTTTGAAAGGACAtaagggtaattaatgacagaattttcatttttgggtgaattcaGTTTGctctaaaaagttatttttgtaaaatatgagctcatgatcatttatttttcttctgtgcTCTAGAGACAGACTACATCAACCATGCTGACAGAAGTACAAACCACTGCATACATCAGAGCAGGTGAGTGATACAGCTGTGTAATATGATAGACATGTCTgctaatttctttgtttttctgagTTGTATGTCCAAATAAACCCTACTGTGAGGATGTTTTCAGTGTATGGATTCAATTGAGTGCTTACTGTGCAGCTTAACAATGAATAGCAGACAATCAGCGTTTTGAAAGTTTACTGCTACAAAGTTGTTGATAAAAACTGGTGAAAAGAATATTGTGTTACAGTTCTACATTGTAGTGAGAGATTTTGTTGACATTTTCgatcacttttttttctatgtatgCGATTGTCTCTGGAACAGAGAATAAACCAACTGCTTCAGTTTGAGATTTGAATAAACACATGGGCACTGGGGAGATTTAGACTGGCCTGTTGTTAGGAACCAAAAACAGATACAAAGTCTGCAttgttcaaatatatatttaaaattgaataacaCATATAGCatgctacttaaaaaaatatatatttaaaattgaataacaCATCCTcgcttccaatttttttttattataatatttttattttttaatttcattcatatatatatatatatataatatatatatatattatatatatatatatatttattatttatatatatatattatatatatatatatatatatatatatatatatatatatatatatatatatatatatatatatattatatatatatatgcatatatatatatatatatatatatatatatatatatatacatatgcacacacacacattcgccAATAGTTCTAGGAACCATGGAAAGGTTCTGACTGAGATCTATTAGGCTATAGGATGCTTTGAGTTCTGAAACTCATCTGTCTTTACATATTGagattaatgcaaaaatatatatatgtgtgcgtgtgtgtgtgtgtgtgtgtgtgtgtgtgtgtgcgtgtgtgtgtgttaaaaaaaagtaaaatcaaaaaattttaaaatatgattactaCACTAAATACTTTTTGGTAGAATTAATCTATTGGTACAGGTTTAAGACAGTCTCACATGGTCAACATGAGATCCACAAGCCCAAAAGTGTTATATAAACTTGTTCCAGCCCTCCCTCGGCCCTGGATTCACTTCTTTCTCTCCCTTTGAAGTGAGTGAGCTGAGAGTTTGTTTCAATCACAGCTGGGCTCAAACCAAAAGTGCAGCCCTTCGAGCACAGATGGCAAACTCTGATTATATCGTTTCCCGAACTCGATCTGTTTAATATGACCCCGTTTTTCTTAAAAGTGTCCGTTCCATCAAGCCGCCCTGCTCTGCCCCTAAATGTTCACTTATGTTTCCTGTTTGGAAACAGATGCAAAAAACGCAAATAAATCAGAGCCACTGAGCCGACGAGGAATCAACCTGAGAGAAATAGAGTGTTTTCTAAAGGGGAAGACCCGTTTGCAGATGTGCATCAGCCCAGAAAAGATCCGCGCCTCAGGGAAACAGCAATCTTTAAACACAACAGTGCTTTATCATTTCAAGAGTCAGGACTGGAACTGGGAACTGGTTCTTATGCAGAAACAGTTCCATTAATACAAAAATACCAAAGGACTTTTGTGGAGCTTGTGAAACTTTCCTCGAACATGCAATCTTTGTACTACAAAAATAATCTGACATTTCCACTACTACTCATCAAAACACCACTActatgtttacatgacaacaatgtactaaaaacagatacgtttttcctttgcatttttgaaaagttttgcatatAGATGACAAATGTCAAAATGACCCCTGTTCACACAGatctaaaaaaatcaattaaaaattctGTATTATGGTTTTCAAGCACTCACACATGCATACAGACTGGACACACAATATGCATGTACATGGCATCACAGTAAATTTGCATCCCAAGGGGGGGCATACACAACCTGtaaagttacgtaatcagattacttttttcaagtaactagtaaaaaaatgcataactttttaaTATACAAGAAAATGTccgagttactttttcaaataagtaaggccagttactttttttcccatttattgactgaaagctctcctgtccccatgttgagagaaatcggaagtaagatgttactttagttctattaattcatctcactcacacactaaaaaaataaataaatgaataaaataaaataaaacagatttagttttcctcaaaattaataaaaacaattaaaagcaactcagaatatgactgaaagctgcaataattaaatagcCTATGTTAAATAgtacaaatatcctttatgtatttaattccattttattaaccaatttgcTGCTGACCTACAATagtccagttcaaccatactaataagcagaAATTACAcaagataaaataacatttgttcttCTTGTGAACTttgtgttgaactttcttcttctgcattctactgtacagacatgaatttacatttcctccAGCCTGGGGCTTTTGGTGCCAAAGGGCTTTTACATATGCCAAAAACGTTTTATATTAATAggaaacaagcaagcccagcccagatttaaaaagtaacccaaaagtaacgtaacgcattacttCCAATAataagtaactaagtaacataattggttacttttttaggaagtaacgcaatattgtaatgcattacttttaaaagtaactttccccaacactgcttatgAATCAGTCTGAATGCAAGTTGATGCTTTCATCAACTCTAAATTAACCAAGAGCTACGCTACGATGTAGCGTGAATAAGGCTTACTGTGAGACAGAAGTAAACTTAAGGTTGTAGATAAACATGAGTTTTATAATTAATGGTATTTAaagtaaacaaatacacaaattagcACTTTTATCGCTGAATACTCTTTTTTAAACACGTgttagtttcatattttaatatttaagtcaGTGAATGgtctagggttttttttttttttttccagttgaagACTgactagaaaagagagagagtgagtgagagagagaaaggcgGCCAGAGGTGGAGCATTATTACGTGGGAAAATTAAAGCGTTCTCGGTCAGCAGCTTTCTGAACATCTGGTAACCGTGACTGCACATGTGGTGACGGCGCATCACGCTTCCACCCGTCGCGTTTCCTGTTGTGCCTCGCGTTCTTCCAAAAGTTCAGACACATTCAGCGGCGGGTTGAGACCAGCTCGCCAGCGCTCGTTTGCTCTGATATGAGGCTATCGTTCAGCTTCTTAGGCGTCTTACTGTCTGTTATCtgtggtaagtgtgtgtgtgtgtgtgtgtgtgtgtgcgcgcgcgcgcgaaAACTTCAGCTCTCATTTAACCTGAATTAGACACTGTATACAGTCCATGACAAATGCTTTGAAGGATGCAGATGACATGGTCACAAACGATCTAATAGGATGAATGCTATAAGTCGtcgttttttgtcctttttttcttctttttactgAAGCAAgtcatgtttgttattatttttaataaccaaAGGAAGAGAGTTGCATTTCATTGCAACATGTTTGGACACATCATGTGCACATTTTGcctaattatatttacatatttgtgtatatctttatgtttgtatttatttacagtacttATATTTTTTAGATCCTGGCTACGGAGATGGAGGAACATTTGGTATGTACATTTGTTATCATAAGAAAGTTTATGTTAATGAACTAAGATAATTACTGTAGGTATCAGCTTGACTGTGACACTTAAGATAAACAGACAGCTCCATTATGCATGACAGGATGATTCACGTCAACTTACATCaaagttcattatttatttcattttgtttacatcATAGGCTGTGGTAACAAGATCAACTGTGACACATACTGTTCATTTTGTGTGAACAGTAACTTGAGAACCCAAGAATGCTATGAACTGCTGTTGCATTTGtgtgaatataattttaatgctGATATGGGGTCCATGAACAGTACCGACTGGTGTTCattggaaaatgtaaaaaggtACATTCTAAGGATTCATTATCAAATGCCATATAATACTAGATGTGTTTGATAGTAgttggtgactttttttctccatctgtctctctggcAGTGCATACAACAATTTCACTGTGTGTACGGAGTCTATTGCTGAATGTTTGCTGCTTCCCTGGCCGAATCAGTTGGTTGAACATACATTTGTGAAAATCCACAAAACCTATTTTCAAGAATGCCCCACCGAGGCACTGAGAGACCCCCCTCCCAGCATCATCCTTGCCCTTGTCATGACCCCCATATGCTTAATCCCTGTTATGGTGGTCCTAGTTGTTTTCAAGACTAAAAATGGAGACAGGAGGTCCTAGACGTCCAGGTGCAAGAAGATTTTATTCTTATTCCTCCTTCTGCTCTGTTTCTTCTTCATCCAAGATGGTATCCCACCCCGGGATAATTTCCTGACTCAACGCTCCCCAGTAAATGTGCACCTGGCCGTCTCCAGGATTGACTAAACCAGGATGGACGATGAGCATTTGTTCTGGGGGTGATCTCTGACTggaaaattttactgtatttcaatgAAATAATTGATGgttagaaatgtatatttatcattaaCATACAGCTAATGTGCATTACCgatatttcacagcattattaTCTCCAAATTGCACATAAACGTTTTGTTGTCTTCAGGATGTAAATACATAATCCATTGAAATGTGAAATAGCAAtggaaaaattattaatttgcagTATTCAGACAAATTGTGTACATAACCAAATGTacaaaacaacaatgcagaaCCACAAATTTGTTTGGGTGTCCACTTTATGCACTGTAAGTAGTCTTTAACCCATGTTTTAATGTAGATTTTGATGTTAGTTAGGTGACAAGAGCTGTTTAGCTGACAATTAGTGTAACATCTTTGTGATTTCATTTCTATTTTGACACTAGTCATAACGattgactttttaaatttattatgacAGCTATTGAGGAATTAAGCATAAATGACTCAATTTGAATGCATGACGAAACAAAGCCGACTGAAAGCCACCCATTTCAATAGGCAGCttaataaataactgtttatttatgtAAGTTAATGACATGAGGTGACTCTGAAAAGTAAACTTTTAAGAGGGAAGGGAATGTCAGAAAATGGAGATTTATATAGATTGTAATGTCCACTTgcattgttcatgttaattttacTGTACCACTCAAACAGAACTGCATTATACTTTGCTTACTATATAATTACTGTATCAGTGTAGTCACACGAAAGAGACTGACAttagtgttttataattatttcagtaattgaTTATGAAGGACATTTTCAAGCTTAAGTCTGCagattgttctcttttttttttttttatagaccaaCCATTTTAAGAGCCTGTaaactattttacaattttatactTCACCTCCTACTTCGATtggacatgtttttaaataattaaaccacATTTTACCTAGAGTCTTTCGTTGTGATTTTAGTAAAAGTGTCCTTGTTTTGTGGTTTTCTGtgttaataatatatcatattttgttGTGCCTCCTAACATAGAAAAGCTAGCTACATGTTACTTGCTTGTCTGTGACAGAGAGCTCAAATATTCAAGCTCAAAATTCCCCTCACACTTTAGTCAGAAGGGTGGATGTTGGAGTCTAAGAGCGGAAAAAGCTGGGATAGTGAGTAAGAAAGCTGATTGTCTAACATGTTCCAGTGAACTCTGTTAAAGTCAATTAAAAGTACAAGATCTTATTTGTATATAGAATGAAATACTGAAATTctaaagaaaaggggaaaaaacagcttaaaccatCCTAAACTGGTTTAATATGGTCTCCCAGGCAGTCTGGCCAGCAATACAAAACCTTAAACTTAaactacccttacgaaaaataagtttattcaagtgtgctattagtatacttctttaaaacttaaaaataggaaagtatgcttttagtttacttttatgtacttctcagaaaaggactttatgtactcctcatttaagtatacttgacacTTACAAAAAGTCATACTTGgcatacttattaaaatatatttgagctatacttgtgctcctagaatccgtgttttcattgttatacggtagagggcgctagtacacatcttctgtacagaaaaaaaacacaagtgaagaagaaaaagaaacaccagatactaacacatgtaatctaacacgatcatctgacatgaaacagcatcaaaactaatattatggaataaaatgtcgaccgatgaagaggtaataataacagtcaagctttggggtgttgatcgactccatctacattttgattatcattctgaattcaattcatagtcttttttcagctttttgttcaaaatgttatttttttattttttatgaatcttaCCCATATTAAATTGAGCTAGAAtaaagcagataccctgttctttctttggatgttttgtatgttcagatattcctataacaaaatatatacaaattaaaacctaaatagggacatagtggtatacttaaaagtatgatgtaaagttcacttaaagaaaacatttgagtatacttgcagtttaaaactactaaactagtagtttactgaaactatacttcaaagtgtacaaagtatttaattagtaaactatcagtatacctataaggtaacttttagtataattgcagtgcaaactacaaacatagaggtaaactagttgtgtactgaaagtttgctactgttatacttaaagtatacttaaaatgtatacttttatatactagaaagtgggccaatttagtcccaatgaGTACTGAAACAGTACATTTACAAGTATAGTACCAGTACACTGACatttgtatacttactacataaagtatacttaaaaatatacttgaactttacttaagtatacttaataaaataaactttctactactttttggtaagggtagtttaagatgtgtttttataCCGCCGAATGCCTTAACTCTGTACAACATTTTGTAGATGTGAGTCTCTTCCACTGTAAAACACAGACTCAAAGTCTTCAGTGAAACCTTGTGTTTGTGGGGACTCGGTTTGGCAGGGTGTGGTGGGAACAAGAGTAATCACCCTCCTCCTGCTTTGTCTCGTTCTTCGGCTGCTCTCCTCCAGCTCAGGTCAGGCCTTCCATAGGCCCAGCCCTCCTCCAGCAGCTCATCCAATCCGGTGTCAGTCTCACAGGTCCCGTGGGAGAGGACACACCTCACATCTTAACCATTCAGCCATTCACAGCTGGCCAGATGCTGTAGGCCTTCATTACTGCCAGCTCTCACTGTCAGATCCCAGGCACTGATCCAAAACACAGATGCACATCTGTACCCTTCCCTGGCCAGCAACTTATGCAATTAAGATTTTACAGTTGCATTGTACAACCCTGCTCACGAGCTTCTGACAGACCCGTTTTATTCCGTTAAAACTATTACACACGGAATTCACATTGGATACATTGATTAGCCTATATAAAACCTAATTTGAAAGCGTTTCCAAGTAGGCCTAAacttttcaatatattttgattGTCCTGGTTTGAAGTTATGAACACTattttgttaattcatgtttctgtttaaaaatgattAGTTATAAGGAGATaggtttaaaaaactttttaattcaaTGGACTGAAAGGGAACGGATGTTGAAAGCTTTTATGTGATATTGCTGCCACCCAGTGGTTAAGTTATTTAAAAGCTTAAgagatatttattaatatttgttattaaactaTTACTCTCTCAGTGTCAGTTTGCGCTCTTGTTGATCTTTGTGcatgtacactctaaaaaaataaaggttccaaaagggggttttcacaatgatgccacagaagaaccagttctggttccccaaagaacctttgagttcttaaaagaaccagttTTTCTTAGagtgaagaacattttgataatataaagaaccttt
Protein-coding regions in this window:
- the LOC109102360 gene encoding receptor activity-modifying protein 1-like encodes the protein MAHISISTLKPAGTLLFWVCLCLMVPTLQTLVPNEQKQTVRQTTSTMLTEVQTTAYIRADPGYGDGGTFGCGNKINCDTYCSFCVNSNLRTQECYELLLHLCEYNFNADMGSMNSTDWCSLENVKSAYNNFTVCTESIAECLLLPWPNQLVEHTFVKIHKTYFQECPTEALRDPPPSIILALVMTPICLIPVMVVLVVFKTKNGDRRS